A region of Allocoleopsis franciscana PCC 7113 DNA encodes the following proteins:
- a CDS encoding methyltransferase domain-containing protein, with the protein MNNLKIDLGCGACKKEGTIGVDIEPHSCVDYVLNIQNEALPFPDRSVQYVHSSHFLEHIDNPMPLFQELGRVCQNGAELEFWTPYGWSNPAFILSHKIFYNEDHYLHLCVWYKDFWKDFLKANWVLKEFIYIVEPQVLTELYSNKISLDFALKYYKGVVKEFGVSIEIRHDDDGAVCQPKRTFAVERYAQRYPVNVNSLQPNDYLDGDYLNKAIEWFSLGTQQTESLESLQSLELLRGQLLKAQAELEQAEATISAMETSKFWKLRKAWFEVKKALNMKST; encoded by the coding sequence ATGAATAATTTAAAAATTGACTTAGGCTGCGGAGCTTGTAAAAAGGAAGGAACGATTGGTGTTGATATTGAACCTCATTCCTGTGTTGATTATGTATTAAATATTCAAAACGAAGCGCTACCTTTTCCTGATCGTAGTGTTCAATATGTTCATTCATCTCACTTCTTAGAACATATTGATAATCCAATGCCACTGTTCCAAGAACTAGGGCGTGTTTGTCAAAATGGTGCTGAATTAGAATTCTGGACTCCTTATGGTTGGTCTAATCCGGCTTTTATTCTCAGTCATAAAATATTCTACAATGAAGATCATTACCTTCACCTCTGTGTCTGGTATAAAGATTTCTGGAAAGATTTTCTTAAAGCAAATTGGGTACTCAAGGAATTTATTTATATTGTAGAGCCTCAAGTACTAACAGAGCTTTATAGTAATAAAATTAGTCTGGACTTTGCACTCAAATACTATAAAGGCGTTGTCAAAGAGTTTGGCGTATCTATCGAAATACGTCATGATGACGATGGAGCTGTTTGCCAGCCCAAGCGAACATTTGCTGTTGAACGTTATGCCCAACGATATCCTGTTAATGTTAATTCATTACAACCCAATGACTATCTCGACGGTGATTATTTAAATAAGGCGATCGAATGGTTTTCATTAGGAACACAGCAAACCGAAAGTCTAGAAAGTCTGCAAAGTCTGGAACTATTAAGGGGACAGCTTCTAAAAGCTCAGGCAGAGTTGGAGCAAGCTGAGGCTACCATTTCGGCGATGGAAACCAGTAAATTTTGGAAGCTGCGAAAAGCCTGGTTTGAAGTCAAAAAAGCTTTAAATATGAAATCCACATAG
- a CDS encoding class I SAM-dependent methyltransferase produces the protein MITRQDYQANRLKFLKTWVDLKESEGLEIGSCDLPTVPRKIGNCEFADFRSAEEMIRLWNLPPETVMPVTYILKRDTKIHLQIAKKFDYVVLCHVIEHIPNPIGYIEDLQKLLKPGGTILIACPDKRRTPDASRPSTTIEHLINDYYNDFNYPSLEHILEFAKAWSDEIRQKSLESATEFYEWGRQNFESGLADAHCHVWIDEEFFTQIQYLIDGKLLEGLKIIDKSYNEPLYNEFLIALKAVESQPFALTVESESETLAQVRSQLQKTQQALHQAQATIAAMESSKFWKLRLVWLKFKKILTLATLYLISRKKHKILRA, from the coding sequence ATGATTACACGCCAAGATTATCAAGCCAATCGGTTGAAGTTTTTGAAAACATGGGTGGATCTAAAGGAGTCAGAAGGATTAGAGATAGGATCTTGCGATCTACCCACTGTGCCAAGAAAAATAGGCAACTGTGAATTCGCAGATTTTCGTTCTGCTGAAGAGATGATTCGTCTTTGGAACCTGCCTCCTGAGACAGTTATGCCAGTCACGTATATTCTTAAAAGAGATACCAAAATCCATCTACAAATTGCTAAAAAATTTGATTATGTGGTTCTCTGCCATGTAATTGAGCATATTCCTAACCCGATCGGATATATCGAAGATTTGCAGAAGTTGTTAAAGCCTGGTGGAACAATTTTAATTGCCTGCCCAGATAAGAGAAGAACCCCAGATGCTTCAAGACCTTCAACAACCATAGAACATTTAATTAATGATTATTACAATGACTTCAACTATCCCTCATTAGAGCATATTTTAGAATTCGCCAAGGCTTGGTCTGATGAAATTAGACAAAAAAGTTTAGAATCAGCCACAGAGTTTTATGAGTGGGGTCGCCAGAATTTTGAGTCTGGTCTAGCAGATGCACATTGTCATGTTTGGATAGATGAAGAATTCTTTACTCAAATTCAGTATTTAATAGATGGGAAGCTGCTGGAAGGCTTAAAAATCATTGATAAATCCTATAATGAACCCCTCTACAATGAGTTTTTAATTGCCCTCAAAGCTGTGGAATCGCAACCATTTGCATTGACTGTTGAGTCTGAATCTGAAACTCTGGCACAAGTGCGATCGCAGTTACAAAAGACGCAGCAAGCGTTACATCAAGCCCAAGCAACGATTGCGGCTATGGAAAGCAGCAAATTTTGGAAGTTACGATTAGTCTGGCTTAAATTCAAAAAAATATTGACTTTGGCAACGCTTTATCTGATTTCAAGGAAAAAACATAAGATTTTGAGAGCCTAA
- a CDS encoding glycosyltransferase family 2 protein, whose amino-acid sequence MEPEKLVIQCQYQIAAYITAYEDSEAVKQCIHAINRQDFPIQKILIVDNSQQKLVIDEKSIFENVIVKFYPENIGISGGLAIAFAWAIQGGYDFLWIFDQDSVVEDDCLTKLLLAYESLNSSEYLIGIIGPTAIDPRSHQIIEGAVFEDGCFKGRKPPETEQPYECDSPITSGSLTSLTAAQTVSLPRTDLFIDGIDLDYGLRLRQQGFHNLIVPKARMYHNFGKPIQVEVFGRERLIHNYSPLRYYYIFRNHTYLDIHYSQGWYRFINYWRRVNYLSRTIALILLCIPEDKALKIWACLLGLIHGFTGKLGKTW is encoded by the coding sequence TTGGAGCCAGAAAAATTAGTAATTCAGTGTCAATATCAGATTGCCGCTTACATTACGGCTTACGAAGATTCAGAAGCGGTAAAGCAATGCATTCACGCAATCAATCGCCAAGATTTTCCCATACAGAAAATTTTGATTGTTGATAACTCACAGCAAAAATTAGTTATTGATGAAAAAAGTATTTTTGAGAATGTAATTGTTAAATTTTATCCTGAAAACATTGGAATCTCTGGAGGTTTAGCTATTGCTTTTGCCTGGGCAATCCAGGGAGGCTATGACTTCTTGTGGATATTTGACCAAGATAGTGTAGTGGAAGATGATTGTTTAACTAAACTATTGTTGGCTTATGAAAGTTTGAATAGTTCAGAGTATTTAATTGGGATTATTGGACCGACAGCAATTGATCCCAGAAGCCATCAAATTATTGAAGGGGCTGTATTTGAGGATGGTTGCTTCAAAGGTCGCAAACCCCCTGAAACAGAACAACCCTATGAATGTGATTCTCCGATTACTTCCGGGTCTTTAACATCCCTTACGGCAGCTCAAACAGTTTCTTTACCCCGTACCGACCTGTTTATTGATGGAATTGACCTTGATTACGGGCTGAGACTAAGGCAACAAGGATTTCATAACTTGATTGTTCCTAAAGCAAGAATGTACCATAACTTTGGTAAGCCAATTCAAGTAGAAGTATTTGGCAGAGAACGGCTCATCCACAACTACTCTCCTCTCCGGTACTACTATATCTTCAGAAATCACACTTATCTAGATATTCACTATTCTCAAGGATGGTATCGCTTCATCAATTATTGGCGACGAGTGAATTACTTGAGCCGTACAATTGCTTTGATTTTGCTGTGTATACCTGAAGATAAAGCTTTAAAAATCTGGGCTTGTTTGTTAGGGCTAATCCACGGCTTTACGGGTAAGCTTGGTAAAACTTGGTAG
- a CDS encoding class I SAM-dependent methyltransferase, protein MNDIELIEQEKRKIIERYGQWTSHKIYLGQELYTIDEQQEVQDELKKSILTQTETRLKSIFQTISDLLDRPLQSLRILDLASLEGIYAIEPARYGAKAVGIEVREANIEKAKFVKRILGLENLELFQDDVRNLSKEKYGSFDVVLCIGIFYHLDTPDVLHFMEKIAEVCEGLLILDTHISFTQEKSCSYQGKTYWGKSYLEHSSVSTLEERAKVLWSSIDNLESFWFTRPSLYNLLTQVGFTSIFECQEMKKMYEVHKVYDRITLVAVKGQQQTLELSSLTNVSPQEDWPEKLHLESFYKQLPPLQQAQEEIATLRSHLEQTQTEMATLRSQLQQTQTETLVMRSHLEQAQAEIAAMKTSKFWKLRTAWFGVKKMMGMKTDD, encoded by the coding sequence TTGAACGACATTGAATTAATAGAGCAAGAGAAAAGAAAAATTATTGAGCGCTACGGCCAATGGACATCTCATAAAATTTACCTCGGACAGGAGCTTTACACCATTGACGAACAACAAGAGGTTCAAGATGAGTTAAAAAAAAGCATCCTAACTCAGACTGAAACCCGATTGAAAAGCATCTTTCAAACAATCTCTGATTTGCTTGATCGCCCCCTACAGAGCCTGCGGATTTTAGACTTAGCTAGTCTTGAGGGAATTTATGCCATAGAACCGGCTCGTTATGGAGCTAAGGCAGTAGGCATAGAAGTTCGAGAAGCAAACATTGAGAAAGCAAAGTTTGTCAAACGAATACTGGGTTTAGAAAATCTTGAACTTTTTCAGGATGATGTCCGGAATTTAAGTAAAGAAAAATATGGCTCTTTCGATGTAGTTTTGTGTATCGGTATCTTTTACCATCTCGATACTCCCGACGTTCTTCACTTCATGGAAAAGATAGCCGAAGTTTGTGAAGGGTTGTTAATTCTAGATACGCACATCAGCTTCACTCAGGAAAAATCTTGCTCTTATCAAGGAAAGACCTACTGGGGAAAATCTTATTTAGAGCATTCTTCAGTGTCTACGCTCGAAGAACGGGCAAAAGTGCTGTGGTCATCTATTGATAATCTTGAAAGTTTTTGGTTCACTCGTCCCTCTCTATATAACTTGCTCACCCAAGTCGGATTTACTTCGATCTTCGAGTGCCAAGAGATGAAGAAGATGTATGAAGTTCATAAGGTCTATGACCGGATTACCCTTGTGGCAGTAAAAGGACAGCAACAGACTTTAGAACTATCTTCACTAACTAATGTATCACCACAAGAAGATTGGCCTGAAAAGCTCCATTTGGAAAGTTTCTATAAGCAACTGCCTCCACTTCAACAAGCTCAAGAGGAAATTGCTACTCTGCGATCGCACTTAGAGCAAACTCAAACAGAAATGGCTACTCTACGATCGCAACTCCAACAAACTCAAACAGAAACTCTTGTCATGCGATCGCACTTAGAGCAAGCTCAAGCAGAAATTGCTGCCATGAAGACTAGTAAATTCTGGAAGTTACGGACAGCTTGGTTTGGGGTCAAAAAAATGATGGGGATGAAAACCGATGATTAG
- a CDS encoding calcium-binding protein codes for MGTLGDDYLLGGTGNDYLNGGNGSDIIDGNSGDDVISDSLGSNLIYGGLGADFINTGNGNDIIYTENGFLDASGVSTNFVDAGGGNDTVVGGFGSEILNGGAGDDEIYGIGGNDTIDGGFGNDFIFGALGNDVIFDFAGNNKIYGYYGSDFINTGNGDDIIYTGSDILDPLDVATNFVDAGGGNDIIVGGYGNDILNGSAGNDIIFGISGSNTIDGGFGNDFVRGGLGNDVIVDYAGNNIIYGYYGSDTINTGDGDDRIYTDDSILDPFNISINFVYAGGGDDTVVGGYGSEVLNGGAGNDTIFGIAGLDLIDGGLGDDYLEGGIDSNTITGNAGNDLILDILGFNFLDGGDGSDTVGGGLDADTIYGGLGADALFGGDGDDFIGGGTVNAFNFSDDYLEGGNGNDTLWGGYGSDTLIGGNGNDRLIGIGGYDVYRGGFGTDTFVLGQAGFVDFLGLGYATIKDWVFGEDIIQVTGNLNDYTLQIGDFSGTSALDTEILFRGDTIAVVEDSAAAFIFAGSTVVLTFA; via the coding sequence GTGGGAACTCTAGGCGACGACTATTTACTCGGCGGTACAGGAAATGATTATCTCAATGGTGGGAATGGCAGCGACATCATTGATGGCAATAGTGGAGACGATGTTATTTCAGACTCTTTGGGCAGCAATCTTATCTATGGTGGATTGGGAGCTGACTTCATCAACACGGGCAATGGCAATGACATTATCTACACCGAGAACGGATTCCTAGACGCCTCTGGTGTTTCAACAAACTTTGTAGATGCTGGTGGTGGCAATGACACTGTTGTAGGAGGGTTTGGCAGTGAAATCCTCAACGGTGGTGCTGGCGACGATGAAATCTATGGCATCGGCGGTAATGACACAATAGATGGGGGTTTCGGGAATGACTTCATTTTCGGCGCACTTGGAAATGACGTAATTTTCGACTTCGCCGGCAACAACAAGATCTATGGTTACTATGGCTCTGACTTCATCAATACGGGCAATGGCGATGACATTATCTACACCGGTAGCGACATCCTAGACCCATTGGATGTGGCGACAAACTTTGTAGATGCTGGCGGCGGCAATGACATTATTGTAGGAGGGTATGGTAATGACATTCTCAACGGTAGTGCTGGGAACGACATAATCTTCGGCATCAGCGGTAGTAATACCATAGATGGAGGTTTTGGAAATGACTTTGTTAGAGGCGGACTTGGAAATGACGTTATCGTAGACTACGCAGGCAACAACATTATCTATGGTTACTATGGCTCTGACACCATCAATACGGGTGATGGCGATGACCGGATCTACACCGATGACAGCATCCTAGACCCCTTTAATATTTCAATAAACTTTGTATATGCTGGCGGTGGCGATGACACCGTTGTAGGAGGGTATGGCAGTGAAGTCCTCAACGGTGGTGCTGGTAACGACACAATCTTCGGCATCGCCGGCCTGGATTTAATTGATGGAGGTTTGGGTGATGACTATCTAGAAGGTGGTATTGACAGTAACACCATCACAGGTAATGCTGGCAACGATCTAATCTTGGATATTCTCGGCTTTAACTTCCTGGATGGTGGCGATGGAAGCGATACAGTAGGAGGTGGTCTTGACGCAGATACCATCTATGGTGGGTTGGGAGCGGATGCCCTGTTCGGTGGAGACGGAGATGATTTTATAGGTGGTGGCACTGTAAATGCTTTCAACTTCAGTGACGACTATCTTGAGGGTGGTAACGGCAATGACACTCTCTGGGGAGGTTACGGCAGTGACACTCTTATTGGTGGTAATGGTAATGATCGTTTGATTGGCATAGGAGGTTATGACGTCTACAGAGGTGGATTTGGGACTGATACTTTCGTATTGGGACAGGCGGGATTCGTAGACTTCTTGGGACTTGGCTATGCCACGATTAAGGATTGGGTATTTGGAGAGGATATCATTCAAGTAACTGGAAATCTGAACGATTACACTCTCCAGATTGGGGATTTCTCTGGAACCTCTGCTCTTGATACCGAAATTCTCTTCCGGGGTGACACAATTGCGGTTGTGGAAGACTCAGCAGCAGCGTTTATATTTGCTGGCTCCACTGTTGTACTAACCTTTGCATAG
- a CDS encoding glycosyltransferase, with product MIYFLTVNYYSTRLIARLIDSIPATQTIPHQIVVVNNSANDQELKDLYTESLQILDAQTNLGFGKACNLGLNWIYERNPNAIVWMINPDTYLPENTLKKVSPFFNAHPELSIVGTLIYTPAAELWFAGGQFIPKLGAILSTDLLSSHPDTAYVFCDWVSGCSLLINLRHFPECPQFDPAYFLYYEDFDFCRRYAMQGHQIAVTSQFAVVHEASAIANRNMTKKLKHSTYSYLLTLERYTNKAIFILRFLRLTLYSFILLLLKPQTALGKLAGISSYLFEKFSNDQ from the coding sequence GTGATTTACTTCTTGACCGTCAATTACTATTCAACTCGCCTGATTGCTCGATTAATCGACTCAATTCCAGCAACTCAAACCATTCCTCATCAAATTGTTGTTGTTAATAACTCCGCTAATGATCAGGAGCTTAAAGACCTTTACACCGAATCCCTGCAAATTTTAGACGCCCAAACCAATCTGGGCTTTGGCAAAGCCTGCAATCTGGGACTGAACTGGATCTACGAGCGAAATCCCAATGCTATTGTCTGGATGATCAATCCTGATACTTATCTGCCAGAAAACACTTTAAAAAAAGTTTCTCCTTTCTTTAACGCCCATCCAGAACTCTCGATTGTTGGTACCCTGATCTACACGCCTGCTGCTGAGCTCTGGTTCGCTGGAGGTCAATTTATCCCTAAGTTGGGTGCTATCCTCTCCACTGATCTACTTTCCTCTCATCCCGATACTGCCTATGTCTTTTGTGACTGGGTGAGTGGATGTAGTCTTTTAATTAATCTGCGTCACTTTCCGGAATGCCCTCAGTTTGATCCAGCTTATTTTCTCTACTACGAAGACTTTGACTTTTGTCGTCGCTACGCCATGCAGGGGCATCAGATTGCAGTTACCAGTCAGTTTGCTGTCGTTCACGAAGCCTCTGCAATCGCCAATCGAAATATGACTAAAAAATTAAAGCACAGCACCTATAGCTATTTGCTCACGCTAGAACGATATACCAACAAAGCCATTTTTATCCTGCGTTTTCTCCGACTCACCCTTTACAGCTTTATCCTGCTATTGCTAAAACCTCAAACCGCTCTTGGTAAACTGGCTGGCATATCCAGCTATTTATTTGAAAAGTTTAGTAATGATCAATGA
- a CDS encoding glycosyltransferase family 4 protein — protein MTDDQTLVNLSVLFSKPTGISTYAINLLPHLQQLNPTLLISPTVSTWMPLSDYTCYSIPGNLTPEQGTKGHFRRLLWTQLQLPRIYNTLRSRLLFSPIPEAPLYTNCRYVVMVHDLIPLRFPRRFSPLTPYFRYYIPQVLAQAQHIICNSTATARDITDFFHIPSAKITPIPLAYDANHFRCLERLSEVTSPLPPQPPFLTGEYKEKRLSLDSSNEPREGEASRNRPYFLYIGRHDPYKNLHRLIDAFAALPNCHDYELWLVGSTDQRYTPKLGDQADQLGLTHQVKFLDYLPYNQLPTIINQAIALVFPTLWEGFGLPVLEAMACGTPVITSNLSSLPEVAGNAALVINPYNAGEITEAMQAIATDSELRSRLRALSLNRASQFSWAKTGQATVEVLQRYL, from the coding sequence ATGACCGATGATCAAACTTTAGTTAATCTATCTGTTCTATTTTCCAAACCCACTGGTATCAGCACCTATGCCATCAATCTGTTGCCTCATTTACAACAGCTAAATCCTACACTACTAATTTCGCCAACTGTCTCAACTTGGATGCCTCTAAGTGACTATACCTGCTACTCAATTCCTGGCAACTTAACACCAGAACAAGGAACAAAAGGCCACTTTCGCCGCCTCTTATGGACTCAGCTACAGTTGCCGCGAATTTATAACACGTTACGCTCGCGTCTTCTCTTTTCCCCCATCCCCGAAGCCCCACTCTACACTAACTGCCGTTACGTGGTGATGGTTCACGACTTGATTCCCCTGCGATTTCCCCGACGCTTCTCACCCCTAACACCCTACTTCCGCTATTACATTCCCCAAGTTCTTGCCCAAGCTCAACATATTATCTGCAACTCCACTGCTACAGCTAGAGATATTACCGACTTTTTCCATATCCCCTCTGCAAAAATCACACCCATTCCCCTGGCTTACGACGCCAACCATTTTCGCTGTTTGGAGCGACTCAGTGAAGTAACTTCTCCTTTACCCCCTCAACCCCCCTTCCTAACAGGGGAGTACAAGGAAAAGCGTTTATCCTTGGATTCTTCCAATGAGCCGAGGGAGGGAGAAGCTTCAAGGAATCGCCCTTACTTTCTCTACATCGGTCGGCACGACCCTTATAAGAATTTACATCGATTGATAGATGCCTTTGCAGCCCTTCCTAATTGCCATGACTATGAACTTTGGCTTGTAGGCTCAACGGATCAACGCTACACGCCCAAACTTGGAGATCAAGCCGACCAACTCGGTTTAACCCATCAGGTGAAATTCCTGGACTACCTTCCTTACAACCAACTACCAACCATCATCAACCAAGCGATCGCACTTGTCTTCCCCACTCTCTGGGAAGGCTTTGGACTCCCTGTTCTAGAAGCCATGGCTTGCGGCACCCCTGTTATTACCTCTAACCTCTCCTCCCTACCCGAAGTGGCGGGTAATGCAGCCCTCGTCATCAATCCCTACAACGCGGGTGAAATCACTGAAGCCATGCAAGCCATAGCAACGGATTCAGAATTGCGATCGCGCCTACGTGCCCTGAGTCTCAACCGCGCCAGCCAATTTAGCTGGGCAAAAACAGGACAAGCCACTGTCGAAGTTCTTCAACGCTACCTATAA
- a CDS encoding GDP-mannose 4,6-dehydratase, which produces MPKKALITGLTGQDGSYLAELLLSKGYQVYGLVRRSSSGNISRISHLSGNVQILSGDLLDQCSLMDAIAASQPDEIYNLASQSYVPLSWTQPSLTAEYTALGVSRLLESIRRCKSDAKFYQASSSEVFGQPDESPQTERTAFRPRNPYGVAKAYAHWMTINYRQQYNLYACCGITYTHESPRRGAEFVFRKITRAAAMIKLGLAQELKLGNLDARRDWCYAQDAVYAMWMMLQHEQPDDYIIASGETHSVRELVECAFNCVGLNWQDYVSVDPAFYRPDEPVQLVGCIDKIQTQLGWKPHSTFNRLVELMVDYDLKELSNSKA; this is translated from the coding sequence GTGCCCAAAAAAGCTTTAATCACCGGATTAACAGGTCAAGACGGTTCCTACCTAGCCGAACTCCTCCTATCCAAAGGTTACCAAGTCTATGGATTAGTCCGCCGTTCCAGTTCCGGCAACATCAGCCGCATCAGTCACCTATCGGGCAACGTCCAAATTCTCTCGGGCGATCTTCTCGATCAATGTTCCCTCATGGACGCGATCGCCGCCTCCCAACCCGACGAAATCTATAACCTCGCCTCCCAAAGCTACGTTCCCCTTTCCTGGACACAACCCTCCCTCACCGCCGAATACACCGCCCTCGGAGTCTCCCGTTTGCTAGAGTCCATCCGCCGCTGCAAAAGTGACGCCAAATTTTACCAAGCCTCCAGTAGTGAAGTCTTCGGTCAGCCCGATGAATCCCCTCAAACTGAACGCACCGCCTTTCGTCCCCGCAACCCCTACGGCGTTGCTAAAGCCTACGCCCACTGGATGACCATTAACTATCGGCAACAGTACAATCTTTACGCCTGCTGCGGCATCACCTACACCCACGAATCTCCCCGACGCGGTGCAGAATTCGTCTTTCGCAAAATCACTCGCGCTGCTGCCATGATCAAACTCGGTCTTGCCCAAGAATTAAAACTGGGTAACCTGGATGCACGTCGCGACTGGTGCTATGCCCAGGATGCTGTTTATGCCATGTGGATGATGTTGCAACACGAGCAACCCGATGACTACATCATTGCTAGCGGTGAAACCCACTCCGTCAGAGAGTTAGTCGAGTGTGCTTTTAACTGTGTTGGTCTAAACTGGCAAGATTATGTTTCCGTAGACCCAGCCTTTTACCGACCGGATGAACCCGTACAGTTAGTCGGCTGCATCGATAAAATCCAAACTCAGCTAGGCTGGAAGCCCCATTCCACCTTTAACCGTCTGGTTGAACTCATGGTCGATTATGACCTGAAAGAACTCAGTAACAGCAAAGCTTAA
- a CDS encoding winged helix-turn-helix domain-containing protein: MYKWGDLRLEPEACEVSYQGQTLRLYPKEYELLKLFFDYPKRVLSPSFIIDRLWSFDTIPSESAVRTHIKGLRRKLKDAGAEDVIQTVHSLGYRLKPLPKETQKSDSSLSPMLIKLLALHEIEHIIVDKNFIILEASPDVKKFSDYPWDVEIGREVTLAFPELIGLESTLLEILENQKPSFDIKGIARSKNSLRPDYINIYAMSEPTENQSNQRLLLLFEDSSEKMIWKQQVVQQENESYLLIGEPFKN, encoded by the coding sequence ATGTATAAATGGGGGGATTTACGCTTAGAGCCAGAAGCTTGTGAAGTCAGCTACCAAGGACAAACCCTGCGATTGTATCCCAAAGAGTATGAACTTTTGAAGCTATTCTTTGATTACCCGAAACGGGTATTAAGTCCATCTTTTATCATTGATCGTCTTTGGTCTTTTGATACAATTCCCAGCGAAAGTGCCGTAAGAACTCATATTAAAGGACTGCGACGTAAACTCAAAGATGCAGGGGCAGAAGATGTCATTCAGACCGTTCATAGTTTGGGTTATCGTTTGAAGCCGCTGCCGAAAGAGACCCAGAAATCGGATTCTTCATTGAGTCCCATGTTGATAAAGCTATTAGCATTACATGAAATTGAACATATTATCGTTGATAAGAATTTTATTATTTTGGAGGCTTCTCCAGATGTAAAAAAATTCTCTGATTATCCGTGGGATGTGGAAATTGGTCGAGAAGTAACTTTAGCATTTCCTGAATTAATTGGGCTTGAATCTACTCTATTGGAAATTTTAGAAAACCAAAAACCCAGCTTTGATATTAAAGGAATTGCTCGGTCAAAAAATTCTCTAAGACCAGACTACATCAATATTTATGCCATGAGCGAACCCACAGAAAACCAATCCAACCAAAGATTACTTCTTTTGTTTGAAGACTCTTCGGAAAAAATGATTTGGAAACAGCAGGTTGTTCAACAAGAAAACGAATCTTATTTACTGATTGGAGAACCCTTTAAAAATTAA
- the der gene encoding ribosome biogenesis GTPase Der translates to MALPIVAVIGRPNVGKSTLVNRLAGVTDAIVHDEPGVTRDRTYRPGFWQDREFLVVDTGGLVFDDDTEFLPLIREQAMAALAESSAAIFVVDGQEGPTPADETIAEWLRQQSVPFFLAVNKCESPQQGIIQSSQFWELGLGEPFPVSGIHGNGLGELLDELITHLEPVEIPSETSEIKVAIVGRPNVGKSSLLNAFTGENRAIVSPISGTTRDAIDMVVERPGKAEKEGESKTYRLIDTAGIRKKKNVDYGPEFFGINRAFKAIRRSDVVLMVIDALDGVTEQDQKLAGRIAEEGRAAVIVVNKWDAVEKDSHTIYEQEKLVKDRLSFVDWAEIIFVSAQTGQRVEKILDLVDTAAEGHRRRVTTSVINEVLEEAVSWHSPPTSRQGRQGKIYYGTQVASQPPTIALFVNEPKRFNDNYRRYIERQFRQHLGFTGTPIRLLWRGKKAREVGNNIQSNANRATRV, encoded by the coding sequence ATGGCTCTGCCAATTGTTGCTGTGATAGGACGCCCGAATGTGGGCAAATCAACCCTGGTCAATCGTTTGGCAGGCGTAACCGATGCGATTGTCCATGATGAACCTGGGGTAACGCGCGATCGCACGTATCGCCCCGGCTTCTGGCAAGATCGCGAGTTCCTGGTTGTCGATACAGGTGGCTTAGTCTTTGATGATGACACCGAATTCTTGCCCCTGATCCGAGAACAGGCCATGGCGGCGCTGGCTGAATCGAGTGCAGCCATATTCGTCGTGGATGGTCAGGAGGGGCCGACACCGGCAGATGAAACGATCGCGGAATGGTTACGCCAACAATCCGTGCCTTTTTTCCTTGCCGTGAACAAATGCGAATCGCCACAGCAGGGCATTATCCAATCCTCTCAGTTTTGGGAATTAGGATTAGGCGAACCGTTCCCTGTCTCCGGGATTCATGGCAATGGTCTTGGAGAACTGCTCGATGAGCTAATTACTCACCTGGAACCGGTAGAAATCCCGTCAGAAACCTCTGAGATTAAAGTTGCCATTGTTGGACGCCCCAATGTAGGCAAGTCCAGCTTATTGAACGCCTTTACTGGGGAAAATCGTGCGATCGTTAGTCCTATTTCTGGCACTACCCGCGATGCGATTGATATGGTCGTAGAACGACCGGGTAAGGCAGAAAAGGAGGGTGAAAGCAAAACCTATCGCCTGATTGATACGGCGGGAATTCGTAAGAAGAAGAATGTGGATTACGGCCCGGAATTCTTTGGTATTAATCGGGCGTTTAAAGCGATTCGCCGCTCCGATGTGGTGTTAATGGTCATTGACGCCCTGGATGGAGTAACCGAGCAAGACCAAAAACTAGCAGGGCGAATTGCCGAAGAAGGACGTGCGGCTGTGATTGTGGTGAACAAATGGGATGCCGTTGAAAAAGATTCCCACACGATCTATGAACAGGAAAAACTGGTTAAAGACCGCCTGAGTTTTGTCGATTGGGCCGAGATCATTTTTGTCAGTGCTCAGACCGGACAACGGGTGGAAAAGATTTTGGATTTAGTCGATACCGCCGCTGAGGGACATCGTCGTCGTGTGACCACTTCGGTAATTAACGAAGTGCTAGAAGAAGCCGTAAGCTGGCACTCTCCCCCCACCTCTCGCCAAGGGCGGCAGGGCAAAATTTACTATGGTACTCAGGTCGCCAGTCAGCCACCCACGATTGCTCTGTTTGTCAACGAGCCTAAGCGCTTTAACGATAACTACCGCCGCTATATCGAGCGTCAGTTTCGTCAACATTTGGGCTTTACTGGGACACCAATCCGCTTGCTGTGGCGGGGTAAGAAAGCCCGTGAGGTTGGGAACAATATCCAGAGCAATGCCAACCGAGCCACACGGGTATAG